In the genome of Pseudodesulfovibrio sp. JC047, the window CACCATGATTTTCTATAGTCGAAGTACAGGCGGATTTTATGATTCAAATTTTCATCCCACAATTCCTAGTGATGCCGTAAAAATCACAGATGCAAAATATCAAACATTATTAAAAGGTCAGGAAACAGGACAAATTATCCAAGCAAAAAAAGATGGATATCCTGCATTGAAGGATATTCCAGCACCAACTCAAAATGATATTTTTTATCATTTTCGAGCCGCTCGTGATGCATTGTTAACCGAATCTGATTGGTTGGTACAAAGGCATAATGAACAATTAGCCTTGAATATTTCAACAAGATTGACAGATAATCAATATTCTGAACTGTTGACTTATCGCCAAAGCCTA includes:
- a CDS encoding phage tail assembly chaperone — protein: TMIFYSRSTGGFYDSNFHPTIPSDAVKITDAKYQTLLKGQETGQIIQAKKDGYPALKDIPAPTQNDIFYHFRAARDALLTESDWLVQRHNEQLALNISTRLTDNQYSELLTYRQSLRDWPNVKGWPEITIPAPPNWM